One genomic segment of Nocardia spumae includes these proteins:
- the rpmG gene encoding 50S ribosomal protein L33 codes for MARSNEIRPIVKLRSTGGTGYTYVTRKNRRNDPDRLVLRKYDPILRRHVDFREDR; via the coding sequence ATGGCGCGCAGCAACGAGATTCGGCCCATCGTCAAACTCCGTTCCACCGGCGGCACCGGGTACACCTACGTCACCCGCAAGAACCGCCGCAACGACCCCGACCGCCTGGTGCTGCGCAAATACGATCCGATCCTGCGCCGCCACGTCGACTTCCGCGAGGATCGCTGA
- the rpmB gene encoding 50S ribosomal protein L28: protein MSAHCQVTGRKPGFGRSVSHSHVRTNRRWDPNIQRKTYFLPSEGRRVTLRVSAKGIKTIDRDGIEAVVARLRSRGEKI from the coding sequence ATGTCGGCCCACTGCCAGGTCACCGGCCGCAAGCCGGGCTTCGGCCGATCCGTATCGCACTCCCACGTCCGGACCAACCGGCGCTGGGATCCGAATATCCAGCGCAAGACCTACTTCCTGCCCAGCGAGGGCCGCCGCGTCACCCTGCGGGTCTCGGCCAAAGGCATCAAGACCATCGATCGCGACGGCATCGAGGCGGTCGTGGCGCGTCTGCGCTCTCGTGGCGAGAAGATCTGA
- the mrf gene encoding ribosome hibernation factor-recruiting GTPase MRF, which translates to MVSHPDRRTPVVLLAGFRGPVADGMDHIARLLGEVPGTVVVRHDLSSLHEGVVRRGVRLGGYETETVHELAHGCISCTLRADLLPLLLRLAARDSVHRIVIALDPAFEAEAVCHAIDQVPVAGTVGRVDGPAGRDVRIEAVITGLDARTWLAEALSDETLGEREGGVGEDDRTVAQLAVGQVEFADATVIFGSDGVSDGEREVLRSVLDRLTPRAPSIWAGDGRDIGGGRIDMLLDRIPADSRRGRVFDAHEPLLRGQPPLIEENGVGLIEFATDRPFHPARLHEALDVLFEGVITARGRIWLATQPDRVVWLESAGGGLRVGDAGTWLAAMSSAEVAAADPARRALAALRWDSDFGDRDISLTVLTCGADPDEIRAALHRALLDDAELILLRSAPELVAHWADPFGEFHEDLCEAIESDATGSRGVESRPKER; encoded by the coding sequence GTGGTGTCACATCCCGACCGCCGCACGCCCGTCGTGCTGTTGGCGGGCTTTCGAGGACCGGTCGCGGACGGTATGGATCACATCGCGCGGCTACTGGGCGAGGTGCCCGGCACCGTGGTCGTGCGACACGACCTGAGCTCACTGCACGAGGGTGTGGTCCGCCGCGGCGTCCGGCTCGGCGGCTACGAGACCGAGACCGTGCACGAACTCGCGCACGGCTGTATCTCCTGCACGCTGCGGGCCGACCTGCTGCCACTGCTGTTGCGATTGGCGGCGCGAGATTCGGTGCACCGCATCGTGATCGCCCTGGATCCCGCGTTCGAGGCCGAGGCGGTATGCCATGCGATCGACCAGGTTCCGGTGGCCGGAACGGTGGGCCGGGTGGACGGTCCGGCCGGTCGCGATGTCCGTATCGAAGCGGTGATCACGGGTCTGGACGCGCGGACGTGGCTGGCGGAGGCGTTGAGTGACGAGACGCTCGGCGAGCGAGAGGGCGGCGTCGGCGAGGATGACCGCACGGTCGCCCAGCTCGCGGTCGGTCAGGTCGAATTCGCCGACGCCACGGTGATTTTCGGCTCCGACGGGGTGAGTGACGGGGAACGTGAGGTGTTGCGGTCGGTCCTGGACCGGCTGACTCCGCGGGCGCCGTCGATCTGGGCCGGGGACGGCCGGGACATCGGCGGCGGGCGCATCGATATGCTGCTGGACCGGATTCCCGCCGATAGCCGGCGCGGCCGCGTCTTCGACGCGCACGAACCACTGTTGCGGGGGCAGCCGCCGCTGATCGAGGAGAACGGTGTCGGGCTGATCGAATTCGCCACCGATCGGCCGTTCCATCCCGCCCGTCTGCACGAGGCCCTGGATGTGTTGTTCGAGGGCGTGATCACGGCCCGCGGGCGGATCTGGCTGGCCACTCAGCCCGACCGGGTGGTGTGGCTGGAATCGGCCGGCGGGGGACTGCGCGTCGGCGACGCCGGGACCTGGCTCGCCGCGATGAGCTCCGCGGAAGTCGCCGCCGCCGATCCCGCTCGGCGGGCCCTGGCCGCGCTGCGCTGGGACTCCGATTTCGGTGATCGCGATATCTCGCTGACCGTGCTCACCTGCGGCGCCGATCCGGACGAGATCCGCGCCGCACTGCACCGGGCCCTGCTCGACGATGCCGAGCTGATCCTGCTGCGCAGTGCGCCCGAACTGGTCGCGCACTGGGCCGATCCGTTCGGCGAGTTCCACGAAGA